One genomic segment of Mycolicibacterium neworleansense includes these proteins:
- a CDS encoding DUF2470 domain-containing protein has translation MAIATPTTAERIRSACARGGGAMLAVEGIEPVASPVHHLLDDGSFAITVPEASPLAGMAMSSGSAGIQAVLEMTDYAPLPLREPVRSLVWIRGRLQHVPGAEVTALLDIVAAENPNPALLQVNSRGQSDAGPDDDSYTLMRLEIESVVVADSTGAESVGLGALLKARPDPFCAMESGWLQHMESSHRDVVERLATRLPMALRQGRVRPLGLDRYGVQLRVENEHGDHDVRLPFPKPVDDVSGLSQAIRVLMGCPFLNGLRARRI, from the coding sequence ATGGCCATAGCGACACCGACGACAGCCGAGCGGATCCGCAGCGCGTGCGCACGAGGCGGCGGTGCCATGCTCGCGGTCGAGGGCATCGAGCCGGTCGCCTCACCCGTTCACCACCTGCTCGACGACGGGTCTTTCGCGATCACGGTCCCCGAGGCCAGTCCGCTGGCCGGCATGGCGATGTCGTCCGGCTCGGCCGGGATCCAGGCCGTGCTGGAGATGACGGACTACGCCCCGCTGCCGCTGCGCGAACCGGTGCGCTCCCTGGTGTGGATCCGCGGCCGCCTGCAGCATGTACCCGGTGCCGAGGTGACGGCCCTGCTCGACATCGTCGCTGCCGAGAACCCGAATCCGGCCCTGCTGCAAGTGAACTCACGCGGTCAGTCGGATGCCGGACCGGACGACGACAGCTACACCTTGATGCGGCTGGAAATCGAGTCGGTGGTGGTGGCCGATTCCACCGGTGCCGAGTCGGTCGGCCTCGGGGCACTGCTCAAGGCCCGCCCCGATCCGTTCTGCGCGATGGAATCCGGGTGGCTGCAGCACATGGAGTCCTCCCACCGCGACGTGGTGGAGCGCCTGGCCACCCGGCTGCCGATGGCCCTGCGCCAGGGCCGGGTCCGCCCGCTGGGCCTGGACCGTTACGGCGTGCAGTTGCGGGTGGAGAACGAGCACGGCGACCACGACGTGCGGCTGCCCTTCCCCAAACCCGTCGACGACGTCAGCGGCCTGAGCCAGGCCATCCGGGTGTTGATGGGCTGCCCGTTCCTCAACGGCCTGCGCGCCCGTCGGATCTGA
- a CDS encoding histidine phosphatase family protein: MSGRLILVRHGQSHGNVARRLDTRPPGAELTDVGHDQARRFAGTLSQPPSILAHSVARRAAQTAAGIGYETGLVPFEFEGVHEVQVGELEDRSDDDAVAEFNRIYERWHRGELDVPMPGGESADAVLARYVPVLTELRLRYLDDHDFNSDIVLVSHGAAIRLVAAVLAGVDGSFALDHHLANTESIVLAPITDGRWSCVQWAAKTPPFYPEPAATPVLDAVTSETDPMG, translated from the coding sequence ATGAGCGGACGGTTGATCCTCGTCCGCCACGGACAGTCCCACGGCAACGTCGCCCGGCGTCTGGACACCCGGCCGCCCGGTGCCGAGCTGACCGACGTCGGCCACGACCAGGCCCGGCGCTTCGCCGGAACGCTGAGTCAGCCCCCGTCGATCCTGGCGCACTCGGTGGCTCGGCGCGCCGCGCAGACCGCGGCCGGTATCGGTTACGAAACCGGCCTGGTCCCATTCGAATTCGAAGGGGTCCACGAAGTTCAGGTCGGTGAGCTTGAGGATCGCAGCGACGACGACGCCGTCGCCGAGTTCAACCGAATCTACGAACGCTGGCACCGCGGCGAGCTGGACGTGCCGATGCCCGGCGGCGAGAGCGCCGATGCGGTCCTGGCCCGGTACGTGCCGGTGCTGACCGAACTCCGGTTGCGCTACCTCGACGACCACGACTTCAACAGCGACATCGTGCTGGTGAGCCACGGTGCGGCGATCAGGTTGGTGGCCGCCGTCCTGGCCGGTGTCGACGGCAGCTTCGCCCTCGACCATCACCTGGCCAACACCGAATCGATTGTGCTGGCACCGATCACCGACGGGCGCTGGAGCTGTGTGCAGTGGGCGGCGAAGACCCCGCCGTTCTATCCGGAGCCCGCAGCCACACCGGTTCTGGACGCGGTGACGTCCGAAACCGACCCGATGGGCTAG
- a CDS encoding metallopeptidase family protein — MPVRMSSQRFDELVSDALDLIPPQLAAAIDNVVILVEDRDPDEPEILGLYRGVALTERDSWYAGSLPDTITIYREALLDFCESEADVVDEVAITVIHEIAHHFGIDDERLHELGWG, encoded by the coding sequence GTGCCGGTGCGGATGAGCTCGCAGCGATTCGACGAGCTGGTATCCGACGCACTCGACCTGATCCCGCCGCAGTTGGCCGCCGCGATCGACAACGTCGTGATCCTGGTCGAGGATCGCGATCCCGACGAGCCCGAGATCCTGGGCCTGTACCGGGGTGTGGCATTGACCGAGCGGGATTCCTGGTACGCCGGATCACTGCCGGACACCATCACGATCTATCGCGAGGCCCTGCTGGATTTCTGCGAGAGCGAGGCCGACGTGGTCGACGAGGTGGCGATCACGGTGATCCACGAGATCGCACACCATTTCGGGATCGATGACGAGCGGCTCCACGAACTGGGCTGGGGCTAG
- a CDS encoding septum formation family protein has protein sequence MLEAPEHPEHPESGGLLTEPQPDERPAREPWWQSLAAASTRRALLLTALGALLIAGLITALPRSEGSNSGPGAIALGPRGNDTFNHVKRGDCLNWPGRNPDAAHIVDCKDNHRFEVAQAVDMRTFPGSEYGPGAPPPSVDRIKQISQEQCTPSVRGYLGPKYDPNGKYTIGLLWSGEKAWKQSGERRMLCGLQLLGPGDSQLESAGKVSEVDQSKVWPAGTCLGIDAATNQPTDVPVDCAAPHAMEVTGAVNLAEKFPGGLPSEGDQDNFIKDACTAQTDAYLAPVQLRTTTLALSYSTISLPSWSAGSHQVSCSIGATLGNGGWSTLVNSAKGPLMINGQPPVAPPDIPEERLNMEPIPMPDVDDSSSSSSSSGSSSSSGSSGSGSSSSGSSSSSSGSSGSSGSSSSSGSSSGGQHMPQATTTAAPAPPQGNTFNPPPPEQAPAPAPAPDAGAPPAGPPPGEPVPVPPGP, from the coding sequence ATGTTGGAAGCACCCGAGCACCCCGAACACCCCGAGAGCGGGGGCCTGCTCACCGAACCTCAGCCGGACGAACGACCCGCGAGGGAACCCTGGTGGCAGAGTCTGGCAGCCGCGTCGACGCGACGTGCGCTGCTGTTGACCGCACTCGGCGCCCTGCTCATCGCCGGCCTGATCACCGCCTTGCCCCGCAGCGAGGGATCCAACTCCGGACCGGGCGCGATCGCCCTCGGCCCGCGCGGCAACGACACCTTCAATCACGTCAAGCGTGGCGACTGCCTGAACTGGCCCGGCCGCAACCCTGACGCCGCGCACATCGTCGACTGCAAGGACAACCACCGCTTCGAGGTCGCCCAGGCAGTCGACATGCGCACGTTCCCCGGCAGCGAGTACGGCCCGGGCGCCCCGCCTCCGTCGGTGGACCGGATCAAGCAGATCAGCCAGGAGCAGTGCACCCCGTCGGTGCGCGGATATCTGGGTCCCAAGTACGACCCGAACGGCAAGTACACGATCGGCCTGCTGTGGTCGGGTGAAAAAGCCTGGAAGCAGTCCGGTGAGCGGCGCATGCTGTGCGGCCTTCAGCTGCTCGGCCCCGGCGACAGTCAGCTGGAATCGGCGGGCAAGGTCTCCGAAGTCGATCAATCGAAGGTGTGGCCCGCAGGCACGTGCCTCGGCATCGACGCCGCCACCAACCAGCCCACCGATGTCCCGGTCGACTGCGCGGCACCGCACGCCATGGAGGTCACCGGCGCGGTCAACCTCGCCGAGAAGTTCCCCGGCGGGCTGCCCTCGGAGGGCGACCAGGACAACTTCATCAAGGACGCCTGCACCGCGCAGACCGACGCCTACCTGGCCCCGGTCCAATTGCGCACCACCACACTGGCCCTGAGCTACAGCACGATCTCGCTGCCCAGCTGGTCGGCCGGCAGCCACCAGGTGTCCTGCAGCATCGGCGCCACCCTGGGCAACGGCGGGTGGTCGACCCTGGTCAACAGCGCCAAGGGACCGCTGATGATCAACGGGCAGCCGCCGGTCGCACCGCCCGACATTCCGGAGGAGCGGCTCAACATGGAGCCCATCCCGATGCCCGATGTCGACGACTCGTCGTCGTCGTCGAGTTCCTCGGGGTCCTCGTCCTCATCCGGCTCGTCGGGTTCGGGTTCCTCGAGCTCGGGTTCGTCGTCGAGCTCGTCGGGTTCGTCCGGCTCCTCGGGTTCGTCGAGCTCGTCGGGCTCGTCATCGGGCGGCCAGCACATGCCGCAGGCCACCACCACGGCGGCGCCGGCTCCCCCGCAGGGCAACACCTTCAACCCGCCGCCGCCCGAGCAGGCACCGGCACCGGCACCCGCCCCCGACGCCGGGGCACCGCCCGCGGGACCGCCGCCGGGTGAGCCGGTCCCCGTACCACCGGGGCCCTAG
- the serS gene encoding serine--tRNA ligase has translation MIDLKLLRDNPDTVRASQRARGEDPARVDALLQADTARRAAISTADNLRAEQKAASKLVGKATPEERPALLQQAKDLAEQVKAAEAAQAEAENAFTAAHMAIGNVIIDGVPAGGEDDFVLLDTVGEPRAIENPKDHLELGETLGLIDMERGAKVSGSRFYFLTGHGALLQLGLLQLATQVAVKNGFTLMIPPVLVRPEVMAGTGFLGAHADEIYRLEADDMYLVGTSEVPLAGYHSGEILDLSGGPLRYAGWSSCFRREAGSYGKDTRGIIRVHQFDKVEGFIYCKPEDAEAEHQKLLGWQREMLAAIEVPYRVIDVAAGDLGSSAARKYDCEAWVPTQQTYRELTSTSNCTTFQARRLATRYRDENGKPQIAATLNGTLATTRWLVAILENHQQPDGSVRVPDALVPFVGTPVLEPR, from the coding sequence GTGATCGACCTCAAGCTGCTGCGCGACAATCCCGACACCGTCCGTGCATCGCAACGGGCTCGCGGGGAGGACCCGGCGCGTGTCGACGCGCTGTTGCAGGCCGATACGGCGCGGCGGGCCGCGATTTCCACGGCCGACAACCTGCGCGCCGAACAGAAGGCCGCCAGCAAGCTGGTGGGCAAGGCGACGCCTGAGGAGCGTCCGGCCCTGCTCCAGCAGGCGAAGGACCTCGCCGAACAGGTCAAGGCCGCCGAGGCGGCCCAGGCCGAGGCCGAGAACGCCTTCACCGCCGCGCACATGGCGATCGGCAACGTGATCATCGACGGCGTGCCGGCCGGCGGCGAGGACGACTTCGTGCTGCTCGACACCGTCGGCGAGCCCCGGGCGATCGAGAACCCCAAGGATCATCTCGAACTGGGTGAGACGCTCGGGCTGATCGACATGGAACGCGGCGCCAAGGTGTCGGGTTCGCGGTTCTACTTCCTCACCGGGCACGGTGCGCTGCTGCAACTGGGCCTGCTGCAGCTGGCCACCCAGGTGGCCGTGAAGAACGGCTTCACGCTGATGATCCCGCCGGTGCTGGTGCGCCCAGAAGTCATGGCGGGCACCGGATTCCTCGGCGCGCACGCCGACGAGATCTACCGGCTGGAAGCCGACGACATGTATTTGGTCGGCACCTCGGAGGTGCCGCTCGCCGGCTACCACTCAGGCGAGATCCTGGATCTGTCCGGCGGACCGCTTCGGTATGCCGGGTGGTCGTCGTGCTTCCGGCGCGAGGCCGGCAGCTACGGCAAGGACACCAGGGGCATCATCCGGGTGCACCAGTTCGACAAGGTCGAGGGCTTCATCTACTGCAAGCCCGAAGACGCCGAGGCCGAGCACCAGAAGCTGCTCGGCTGGCAGCGTGAGATGCTGGCCGCCATCGAGGTGCCCTACCGGGTGATCGACGTCGCCGCAGGCGATCTCGGCTCGTCGGCGGCGCGCAAGTACGACTGCGAGGCGTGGGTCCCGACCCAGCAGACCTACCGCGAGCTCACCTCCACCTCGAACTGCACGACGTTCCAGGCCCGGCGGTTGGCCACCCGCTACCGCGACGAGAACGGAAAGCCGCAGATCGCCGCGACCCTCAACGGGACGCTGGCCACCACCCGCTGGCTGGTGGCGATCCTGGAGAACCATCAGCAACCCGATGGCAGTGTGAGGGTCCCCGACGCGCTGGTGCCCTTCGTCGGCACTCCGGTGCTGGAACCCCGGTAA
- a CDS encoding BTAD domain-containing putative transcriptional regulator, protein MTGDSPVRVRVLGPVQAWVGEDPVDLGARLQRALLARLVAAHGHTVSVDRLIDDLWEGEPPPKALSALQVYVSHLRRALEPGRQRRAPARVLVSAAPGYCLRLPVDAVDSWQFEAKVTAAYEESDPQQRVRRLEQALAGWSGDPFAGAGDALWAAPEVARLTELRLTAVEAQAAAQVELGRYGTAVAALERHVRERPGREGAAAVLATALYRTGRQTDALEVLRRTRDHLLDQLGLEPGRALRDLERDILRQADHLEPSRPLPQPSIPEIASTDRVEATAYGRAEELAEIDNAARAVTAGGSTVLWIAGEAGSGKTTLAATATSRLRAAGWRTVHGRCPEVHGAPAGWAWTEVLRDLLDPADPPGSRQALAPLLHDVPAVEPGTFWLGHAVADVLSGVAEHQPLAVVLDDLHRTDGLTLELLRLVADRIKDLPVLVIGTYRPSEDRGELEVARAALTVHTAAHLMLGGLDAAAPPPARPSGCCASGPAAIRCSSGNWPG, encoded by the coding sequence ATGACGGGGGACAGCCCGGTACGGGTGAGGGTGCTCGGCCCGGTACAGGCCTGGGTCGGCGAGGATCCGGTGGATCTGGGGGCACGTTTGCAGCGCGCGCTGCTGGCGCGGTTGGTGGCCGCACACGGCCACACGGTGTCCGTCGACCGGTTGATCGACGACCTGTGGGAGGGCGAACCGCCGCCCAAGGCGTTGTCGGCGCTGCAGGTCTATGTCTCGCATCTACGGCGCGCGCTCGAGCCGGGGCGGCAGCGTCGGGCCCCGGCCCGCGTCCTGGTCAGTGCCGCGCCCGGCTACTGCCTGCGGTTGCCGGTCGACGCCGTCGACTCCTGGCAGTTCGAAGCCAAAGTCACTGCGGCATACGAAGAATCAGACCCACAGCAGCGGGTGCGCCGACTGGAACAGGCGCTGGCCGGTTGGTCGGGAGATCCGTTCGCCGGGGCCGGCGACGCGCTGTGGGCCGCACCGGAAGTGGCCCGGCTGACCGAACTTCGGCTGACCGCGGTCGAGGCCCAGGCCGCCGCGCAGGTCGAACTCGGCCGGTACGGCACCGCCGTCGCCGCACTGGAACGGCATGTCCGCGAACGGCCCGGCCGGGAAGGCGCCGCGGCCGTGCTGGCCACGGCGCTGTACCGGACCGGACGTCAGACCGACGCGCTGGAGGTGTTGCGGCGCACCAGGGACCACCTGCTGGATCAGCTGGGGCTGGAACCCGGCCGGGCGCTGCGCGACCTTGAACGCGACATCCTGCGCCAGGCCGACCATCTGGAGCCGTCCCGCCCGCTGCCGCAGCCGTCGATCCCCGAGATCGCATCAACTGACCGGGTGGAGGCGACCGCCTACGGTCGCGCCGAGGAGCTCGCGGAGATCGACAATGCCGCCCGCGCGGTCACCGCGGGCGGCAGCACGGTGCTGTGGATCGCGGGAGAGGCCGGCTCGGGCAAGACCACCCTGGCCGCCACCGCGACGAGCCGGTTGCGCGCGGCGGGTTGGCGGACCGTGCACGGCCGTTGCCCGGAAGTGCACGGCGCGCCGGCCGGCTGGGCGTGGACGGAGGTGCTGCGGGACCTGCTCGACCCGGCGGATCCGCCGGGCAGCAGACAGGCGCTGGCGCCACTGCTGCACGACGTCCCCGCGGTCGAACCCGGCACGTTCTGGCTGGGCCACGCCGTCGCCGACGTGCTGAGCGGGGTCGCCGAGCACCAGCCGCTGGCCGTCGTACTCGACGACCTGCACCGGACCGACGGGCTGACGTTGGAGCTGCTGCGCCTGGTGGCCGACCGGATCAAAGACCTTCCGGTACTCGTCATCGGCACCTACCGCCCCTCGGAGGACCGCGGCGAGCTGGAGGTGGCCCGGGCGGCGCTGACCGTGCACACCGCGGCCCACCTGATGCTCGGTGGGCTGGACGCGGCCGCGCCGCCACCGGCGAGGCCCTCCGGTTGCTGCGCGAGCGGACCGGCGGCAATCCGCTGTTCGTCCGGGAACTGGCCCGGCTGA
- a CDS encoding ATP-binding protein, with protein sequence MLRERTGGNPLFVRELARLMAAEGSDAVWASVPVGVRDVLRRRLARLPGQTVTALRHAAVLGRDIDVDLLAELGRSDPDDLLDALEPAVLLGLLDEPEPGRLRFAHALVRDTLYEDTSKLRRSRLHGAALELLRAPGRTVDAAALAHHAVAAATAETSLAAAVFATEAAREADSVGAHAEAARQWRAAVQMLELAAGRRLVPRADALDDEIAARCGLISALAQSGDAVAARIEMKAALQLLTGTSRDDLTVRVLTAWDTPLVWRDREYDESDAQMIGLLRRVLAGNGGGQPAGLTVADRIRLLKALYVELEGTDPEGALAASTELLELARQAYAEDPGSSGRLLCTALNVRAYCALGPDLDAERDATAAELLRTAEATEQADYQAVAHWLLSLAAGHRSDLATAKRHVDIAVARAGTGQLVHLLGVLGLFRARMYLLAGKLDEAVSAYTDLAARMVENGAANGAKLAMVGRVTGEFCLGDLGLLADELVFFYREVSVAALDAAVLALIAQGREAEARELWRDRQPIERAYFWLPFTVLRVNAAVALADLEEAEARAADLDSYTGRIAGLGVDGLMVGPVDEALAAAADALGRPDQARGYREAAALLRDRLAAEARCFID encoded by the coding sequence TTGCTGCGCGAGCGGACCGGCGGCAATCCGCTGTTCGTCCGGGAACTGGCCCGGCTGATGGCGGCCGAAGGGTCCGACGCGGTCTGGGCCTCGGTGCCGGTTGGCGTCCGAGATGTGTTGCGCCGCAGGCTGGCCCGGCTTCCCGGCCAGACCGTGACCGCGCTGCGCCATGCCGCCGTGCTGGGCCGCGACATCGACGTCGACCTGCTGGCCGAACTGGGTCGCAGCGATCCCGATGACCTGCTCGACGCGCTGGAGCCCGCCGTTTTGCTGGGTCTGCTCGACGAGCCCGAGCCGGGACGGTTGCGGTTCGCCCATGCGTTGGTCCGCGACACCCTGTACGAGGACACCTCGAAGCTGCGCCGCTCCCGGTTGCACGGCGCGGCGCTGGAACTGCTCCGTGCGCCCGGGCGGACGGTCGACGCCGCCGCCCTGGCGCACCACGCTGTCGCCGCCGCTACCGCCGAAACATCTTTGGCCGCTGCGGTTTTCGCGACCGAAGCGGCGCGGGAGGCCGATTCGGTCGGTGCCCATGCCGAAGCCGCCAGGCAGTGGCGGGCCGCCGTTCAGATGCTCGAACTTGCGGCCGGCCGACGGCTGGTGCCCCGCGCCGACGCACTGGACGACGAGATCGCCGCCCGGTGCGGGCTGATCTCGGCGCTGGCCCAGTCCGGGGATGCCGTCGCGGCGCGCATCGAGATGAAGGCCGCGCTGCAACTGCTGACCGGTACGTCGCGGGACGACCTGACGGTTCGCGTGCTCACCGCATGGGACACCCCGCTGGTGTGGCGGGACCGGGAATACGACGAGTCCGACGCCCAGATGATCGGGCTGCTGCGCCGGGTACTGGCCGGGAATGGAGGCGGACAGCCCGCCGGACTCACTGTGGCCGACCGGATCCGGCTGCTCAAGGCGCTGTACGTGGAGCTGGAGGGCACAGATCCGGAGGGGGCGCTGGCCGCCAGCACGGAACTGCTCGAGTTGGCGCGGCAGGCTTACGCAGAGGATCCCGGATCGTCGGGCCGGCTGTTGTGCACGGCGCTGAACGTGCGGGCCTACTGCGCGCTGGGGCCCGATCTCGACGCCGAGCGTGACGCGACCGCCGCCGAACTGCTGCGGACCGCGGAGGCCACTGAGCAGGCCGACTATCAAGCGGTGGCGCACTGGCTGCTGTCGCTGGCGGCCGGTCACCGGTCCGATCTGGCCACGGCCAAACGGCACGTCGACATCGCGGTGGCCCGGGCCGGCACCGGCCAGCTCGTCCACCTCCTCGGAGTGCTTGGCCTGTTCCGCGCCCGGATGTACCTGCTGGCCGGGAAGTTGGACGAGGCGGTGAGCGCCTACACCGATCTGGCGGCGCGCATGGTGGAGAACGGTGCTGCCAACGGGGCCAAGCTGGCGATGGTGGGCCGGGTGACGGGCGAGTTCTGCCTCGGGGACCTCGGTCTGCTGGCCGACGAGCTGGTGTTCTTCTACCGCGAGGTGTCGGTGGCCGCGCTGGACGCCGCGGTCCTGGCGCTGATCGCACAGGGGCGTGAGGCCGAGGCAAGGGAGCTGTGGCGAGACCGCCAACCGATCGAGCGGGCGTACTTCTGGCTGCCGTTCACCGTGCTGCGCGTCAATGCGGCGGTGGCGCTGGCCGACCTCGAGGAGGCCGAGGCCCGCGCGGCCGACCTCGACTCATACACCGGGCGGATCGCCGGGCTCGGTGTCGACGGGCTGATGGTGGGCCCGGTCGACGAGGCACTGGCCGCCGCCGCCGACGCGCTGGGCCGGCCGGATCAGGCACGTGGCTATCGTGAGGCCGCCGCTCTGCTGCGGGACCGGCTGGCGGCTGAGGCCCGGTGCTTCATCGACTGA
- a CDS encoding hemerythrin domain-containing protein produces MPTTVTVAPRSEGDPAPDLLGITLAHRAMLADLLRLTDLATAVRDRDVICTPGRARAISRYIEWLCDSIHHHHTTEDTVLWPVIQASVGDHVDLSELTDDHAALDPRLDQLRARAAAFRLSMGDRQIAGLMAIELAELSALLTDHINDEELEVFPLITEHVSVADWESVESAARDGSRMSFDGPRSLAVMTDDEHAAMAQQTGIALRLMLVALRLVHRRRERAVFGVSR; encoded by the coding sequence GTGCCGACCACCGTCACCGTCGCACCCCGCAGCGAAGGCGATCCCGCACCCGACCTGCTGGGTATCACCCTGGCGCACCGCGCCATGCTGGCCGATCTGCTCCGCCTGACCGACCTGGCGACGGCGGTGCGCGACCGGGATGTGATCTGCACCCCGGGCCGCGCCCGAGCCATCTCGCGGTACATCGAGTGGTTGTGCGATTCCATCCACCATCACCACACCACCGAGGACACCGTGCTGTGGCCGGTGATCCAGGCCAGCGTGGGCGATCACGTGGACCTCAGTGAGCTGACCGACGACCACGCCGCCCTCGACCCGCGGCTGGACCAGCTGCGGGCCCGCGCCGCGGCGTTCCGGCTGTCGATGGGTGACCGCCAGATCGCCGGTCTCATGGCCATCGAGCTGGCCGAGCTGTCGGCGCTGCTGACCGATCACATCAACGACGAGGAGTTGGAGGTGTTCCCGCTGATCACCGAGCACGTCTCGGTGGCCGACTGGGAGTCGGTGGAGAGCGCCGCCCGCGATGGCAGCCGCATGTCGTTCGACGGCCCGCGGTCGCTGGCGGTGATGACCGACGACGAGCACGCAGCGATGGCACAGCAGACGGGGATCGCCCTGCGCCTCATGCTGGTTGCGTTACGGCTGGTGCACCGGCGGCGGGAGCGGGCGGTCTTCGGCGTCAGTCGATGA
- a CDS encoding DUF5718 family protein, whose protein sequence is MIDIDLGEVRNWFGFGVAGNFAGHLEQAGEAGDFVKVVTEGYAPKGIFPWYAPGREDFLGEFPLSTDAILLPEPGEVDGPLNLQIEPEVGVACHVVWNGDTVVRLEPFALGAFNDCSIRRPGAPKISYKKNWGPASKGVAPQFFEISDLTPDGPTANMRLVCYLSENDGEQHAYGVDSPLVGYSYYGEVLLDWIVERLANQKGSADTPLEDVGALMVASGHPENVLIGIGATRYTPLGESTYLKPGDEAIVRVYDSASSAASELRQVVSAR, encoded by the coding sequence ATGATCGATATCGACCTCGGCGAAGTGCGTAACTGGTTCGGCTTCGGCGTCGCCGGTAACTTCGCCGGTCACCTCGAACAAGCAGGGGAGGCCGGGGATTTCGTCAAGGTGGTGACCGAAGGGTATGCACCCAAAGGTATCTTCCCGTGGTATGCGCCCGGGCGCGAGGACTTTCTGGGCGAGTTCCCGCTGTCCACCGATGCCATCCTGTTGCCCGAGCCCGGTGAGGTGGACGGTCCACTGAACCTGCAGATCGAACCCGAGGTCGGGGTGGCCTGCCACGTGGTGTGGAACGGCGACACCGTGGTGCGGCTGGAGCCGTTCGCCCTTGGCGCCTTCAACGACTGCTCGATCCGCCGGCCCGGCGCACCGAAGATCAGCTACAAGAAGAACTGGGGTCCGGCCTCCAAAGGGGTTGCGCCGCAATTCTTCGAGATCAGTGACCTCACCCCCGACGGCCCGACCGCGAATATGCGGCTCGTCTGCTACCTGAGCGAGAACGACGGTGAGCAGCACGCCTACGGGGTGGATTCACCGCTGGTCGGCTACTCGTACTACGGCGAGGTGCTGCTGGACTGGATCGTCGAACGGCTGGCCAACCAGAAGGGTTCGGCCGATACCCCGTTGGAGGATGTCGGCGCCTTGATGGTGGCCAGCGGCCATCCCGAGAACGTGTTGATCGGCATCGGCGCCACCCGCTACACGCCGCTGGGTGAGTCGACCTATCTCAAGCCGGGGGACGAGGCGATCGTCCGGGTATACGACAGCGCCTCCAGCGCGGCTTCCGAACTGCGGCAGGTGGTCTCGGCCCGTTAG